Below is a window of Dromiciops gliroides isolate mDroGli1 chromosome 5, mDroGli1.pri, whole genome shotgun sequence DNA.
tttccttccttccctcccccctctatggggcagtaagcaatcagatataggttatacaagtgaaattatgtaaagcattgcCATATTATCATTgtgtacaagaaaacaaataacagaaaaaaatgaaagaaagtgaaaaatagcatgattcagtctccATTCAATCACTATGAGTTCTTTCTTCAGacgtggatagtgtgcttcatcattagtcctttggtattgtcttggatcattgtattgctgagaatagtgaagtcattcacagttgttcatcaaatgatattgctgccactgtatgcaacattctctaaattctgctcacttcactgtacatcagtttatacaaatttttgcaggcctttctgaaatcaccacACTTGTTATTTCatatagtgcaataatattccatcactattatataccacagcttgtttagccattccccaattgataggtattcctttgattaccactataaaaaaaaaaaaaaaagctggtgcACTATACTCTTTAGCCAACCTAGAACACCTTACCATAGGCTTCAGTATATGCCTCAAACTTTTCACTTTGTTCACGATTCTCCTTCTTTATGTATGTAATATActattctcctctccctcctataTACCGAGTTTCAAAATGTCCATTTcatgtctgcctcattttccctatctataaaataagaataacactCCTCTATTTAGTAATAAACTTATCTACTTCCAAACTAAGAccactttttttcatctttgatgcCCTCAGTATATATCATTGAATTTTACAATTGTATGTATACCTTATGCCTCTACTAGACTGTAACCATGAAGTTAAAAACATACTCTCCTACCATTCACACTGGTAATCTACTGTTATTATCATCTATTCTATATTTCTAGGAATGGTATTAAAAAaggatttaaggggcagctatgtggtgcagtggatagagcactggccctggagtcaggaggacctgagttcaaatctagcctcagtcatttgacacttactaactgtgtgactgtgggcaagtcatttaaccccaattgcctcaccaaaaaaaaaaaaaaaaagatttaagaaaaccaaaagataaaATCTGGCTAAAAACTAGGAAGCCTAGTGAACTAACTGTGAAACTAAGTGGAGACTATTTTTAGGAACCTTGGTGGAATGTCCTGAAGCTTGTATTAGAAACAGCCTGTTTGACTTCCAATCACTATTATCACTTTCCCCCATGTTACTTTCCCTATATTGACAAGCACACAAGGTAAGTTCACTATAATCTGAATTTgtgtaaataatttatatttaaaaaccaCAACTTCATGTCTATATGAGGGAGGAAAGGTAAAACGGGAAGACTAACTCCTAATAGTTTCCACTGAAATTCTATATTAAAGGAAGTTGTTGTGCTTCATGTAATGCTTGACACACAGTAAATATAATATCAAAGactatttgtttcctttctttgtcttgtGTATATCATTCTTAAATCTACCAGTCCGGTCCTACAATATCATACATAACCTATTTAAGCAGAAAATTGCTTATGTTTAAGGACTTCaggttttattaaataatattttctaccTTATCAGAGATATTAATACTTTAATAACTATAAAGCactgcatatatattatatatataaatatatacaggtATTCCTTAAATACTCTAACTTCCCAGTTCCTcaaccatttcatttatttatttctttatccatccatccatctatttctttctttctttctttctttctttctttctttctttctttctttctttctttctttctttctttctttctttctttttgtttatctggctatccatgcatccatccatccatccatccctttattgcagggcaatgagggttaagtgacttggccagggtcacataactattaagtgtcaagtgtctgaggctggatttgaactcaggtcctcctgaatccaggactggtaccttattcactgtgccacctacctgccccatctcAATCATTTTAAATCCCATAGACTACTCTTCTCTATATTGTTTGCACACAGCAATAGTCATATCCTAATAGCTCAGTTTCAAGACTTTCATTAGCCCTGTTCACCAGCAGGCAGCTAGGAATGTAGGGCAATGGCTCAAAGGATTTGAGAATAAGATAGGGTGGAGTTGCATTAGCTATATCTAGGATTGAGATTGTGAAGACAGTTACTTTTCACAGCCTTTTTCTGGATGCTCACCTACCATGAAGAAATCAACTAACTTCCTCTGTTTCTTATACCCTCActgtttccatttcatttttttctttttcttttagtcatATTTTGGACAATGATTTATGACAATCTCTTATAGCTTTTATAATTACTTTGAATGTTAGATCCCCTCTCCTTGTATATCATGGTACAGTCAAGACTCTTTTCTATGATGctcctttctaaaatatcagagaaaaagagagaccaaCGGAATGAGCAAGACTCTGTGGCTACTCCTTGCTGTCATTgccttctgtttctttcatgaaaCTCCCCATGttcaatttaaatttaataaataataattaagtaCTTATGATCATTGGGTAAGGGATAGAAATATTGACTTATTTTGTCAATGGTGAGAGCAGTGATTTAGTTCTGCTTTTGGACAGTAGCTACTTCATGTTAATGATAGCAATAACTACTTTAAGAATTTTATCCATGATAGGAAAACAAGTTTCCAGCAGATTCTAATGAAATTTTGTAGAATTAGTTTTTACAAGCTGTCATAACATTCTTCATTATTACTTCAGAGAGTTCCTTTTGCTAAGTCCTCTGAgagattttttctctttcttcctctgaagATGAGAAGTGTTAGATTTCAATTTGCCTATGTcttattttaattcattcaagGGATTCTAGAACTTAGAGCTGAAACAGAGCACTGAAGTCATCTTGTCCATTTCCCTCATTTCAAACATTAATAAATAGTTCTAGAGAGGTGAAGTCACTTGTTCTGCATCATATGGCTcctaagtggcagagacaggacttaaggccaggccctctgattctaaatccccATGTTTCCCTGTCTAAGGTTGGGAAGGGGGTGCACGCATTATTCTAGTCATGTTTAATAAGCTCTTTCTGAAGGCTTGTGAGGCTTCATATTAGAAACACTGTGttatagtgaaaagaatgctgtCTTGGGTGTCAAGAGACTTTTATCCACATCTTGCCTTTGTCACttgctacctgtttgaccttaggAAAGACAGTCAAACTCTCTGATTGGGggagctatgtggtacagtggatagagcactggcactgacattgggaggacatgagttcaaatcttacctcagatagtTTACTACCTGTGCaacgctgggtaagtcacttaaccccaattgccttcaaaatCCGGGGCCATCCCCAGTCTTCCTGATgatagttctggaggagagagtgaggctggtgcctTTGCACAgtgctccctcacttaaatccaattcactgcaagttgtgaGATCACCAcctccagaatgaaggacagagaACAAAAacctttctggttctaaattttCTCAATGAAACAATTAACATGATTGATCTTGATGACTTCCTTGggctttccagctctaaacctatgattcttgAATTAAAGGACAAAGAATGACAATTTCCAACACTATTCCCATAAAGGacagaattaataaataagcagttgagaataaaatgacaaattgGACATCATAATTGATTTTTATTCTGTGATTTCCATGAATAAAATTGCCTTTTTGCAGATATGTCAATGTGTGTGGTAATGTCTAagaaggaacacacacacacttacacactgGGTTTTGGTATAATaccaatggaaagaagaaaaaagatattaaaacaaaaatacttaCCTTTTAAAGCAATCCTTGATCACTTACTGCTgaaaattgaatgaaaatattaaatatagtttgcCTAAAAATTGAGAAGGAATGATTTTATGTTGACTATATAGCCAGCTGTGCCCACTACCTCCAACAAAAGTgtatcctccctcagacactttctgggACTCTTGTTTATTGTCAGTCCATAGGGCAAGTCTGGAACCATTTTCTACCTATCCATTCAAGTATGACTTTGTCTTTTTGATTCTGACACTTCCTACTGATTTTACCTCccagaaatatctcattgaacTCCACAGAGAATGTAAGATTCTTCAAAATTCTCAGTGCCGATTATAACTTTCTAGAAATGGAGAAGATGACTTATCTACAGTAACTGATGCCTACTCAGGAGGATTAATTCACTTAATAAAGCCAATGTGTCACAGAGAGGCAGGTTCAGAAGGCACTAAGGATTATAAAACCTAATCCATTGTAGCACAATTTGGAAATAGTAGTTTAGGTGACAGTGAGCAAGGTGTCCCttccactccaaaaaaaaaaaaaaatccttggcaAGCTAAATACCTATAGATAGAGAAGGCAAGGAGGCAAGTGGGAATCTGGTTATTTCCAAAACTATCTTTGTGACTAATTTTCTAATCTCATGGGAGAATATCCCTGTTCAGAATTCTCTGGCACTACTTAACTATCAAGGCAAGTCCTACTGTTGCTTATcaccaaaaataaagtaaattcacAAGAATCCCATTTCCCAGTTCCCATAATGCTCATTCCCCACAAAAATTGTTCTCTGGTGACAAATACAAAAGACTGTGATTCCAGTTCTTAAAGGATACTTTGTAAATCCTTTGATATAATCtacatgtttgttttttccattttttttctttcctggtttATTTTAGTGAGTACAGTAAAAAATCTCATAGCCATGAGTAGGATATCAAAGTTCAAAATTTATCTTCCTTGCCATCTGGAATTATTCTAGAGGACTGTTTAATTAGAGACAAATAAGACAGAATGGAAGAATCAATATGGTAATAATGATACTAATGTTGTAAGTCCTTCATTTTTCTGAAGAGGTCCAAGGACATGACAAGGTGATGGCTTGACTTTTGTgtacattggatttaagtgagtgacaTAGAGAGTTACAGACAGGTATCAcacactctcttttccagagtcatcatgTCCAGTGagtggaaagacaaaaatgaagggaCTGACAAAACttgggatgcaatggatgacctttgCATCTTCTATGTCTGAcaaagctctaagtgttccacagtaccagcttcagccaccttcatggccattggtaCATGTTATTCTGATCTGGCCATTCTGTCAGGTATaatcttcacatgctttgggtagacatcctcctaagCCATAGATGGGTTTGAACCATGTCATCCTAGTTtaacccatctgctgagatggccACAGTTCATGCTACAACTTCTTTGAGCCAGGGGTGAGAATTAGgtgaaggaggggcagctgggtggtgcaatggatagagcaccagccctggattcaggaggacctgagttcaaatatggcattcagacacataacacttactagatgtgtgaccctgggcaagtcacttaaccccaattgcctcacaaaacagagagagagaaagagagagagagagagagagagagagagagagagagagagagagagagagagagagagagagaattaggtgaaggtggacaccaaaggtggataagcaccTCTGAAAAGAGCTTGGCTAGGCCTCACACCACAAGTACTAGTCCTCCTTGAATGCCCCTAAACCCCATGAAAACAATAATAGGAAAAGCATGGAGAGAGGGATTAGACTGGAGTTAGGAATGGGTGGAttcaaagacagtctctgccctaaaTTAGTGGTGTTCCTGGTCTGACTCAGAaccccatctctgtgcctcaggcaactcctaAGGACTCAATTACAAAGTCAAAAGTGGGTCATAATCTTTATTCCTAGAGGGAGTTTACATTTTTAAGGATTATTCATGTTCACATAAAGATCATGAGATATTGCATTTGCATTAAATTCTAACTTTTCACACCCTCATTCTCCTCCATGGGGTTTCCTGAAACAACTCTTTTATGATTCTCTTTCTACCTATTGTATTAATCTTATTGGCCCCTTTTGTATGTAATGCTATGAATCACCATCCAAGTGCTGTGCTCTTTGCATTGGTATTTTCCAAGATTTCATCCtggctctattttttaaaaattattattattattattattatttgcagggaaatgagggttaagtgacttgcccagggtcacacagctagtgttaagtgtttgaggcctgatttgagttcaggtcttcctgaatccaaggtcaatgctttatccactgtgccaccttactgtacccccccccccaattattttttaatgacaaggttaacaaacaccaaataaaataaatatatgtgtgctcATCCCAAGGATGATTTCACAAAAAATAAACTGCAAAAATTTATTATATGAATCATGTTTTTATTCTTAAGCATCCTTTTTAtctatgtttcttttttactttttatctattttcttctgaaaaaattaaaaaaaaagatttaataattCCATGtgctttctgttcttttttggaAACTTGATGATAGATATTACTCAATAACTTTTCAAGTAATATTCAAGTACTTCTCTCCTTTGTTTGGTAGAGCATTAAACTCCTTTTAAACCTTTCCTTTATAGTGTGCTCACAACCTTTCAggttactctattttccatcagtAGACATGCCTGGCTTTCATTCCATGGAACACCATTTACGCCCATGTCCCCCACAACCCCAGATAATTCCTTGTGATTGATACCCTCAGTATTCAGCttctttgtatgttgtctttttCCATCAATTGTAAGATTCTTGAGAATatgtactttctctttttcttatatgCATCCTTAAGAGTTATCAGGGTCTCTAGCACaaactaggtacttaataaatgtttattgaattgaattgaattgatagtCTCCTCTCCACTCTtgtcaaatagaaaatgaaaaaaatagagaaggaaaacccATTTGTAAAGAAATAGGAgtgatcaagaaaaataaatttcaccaTTGGACATgcatgaaaatgtatttttcattatTCCCCTTGAGTTTCACTGGTCTTCTGGAATCAAAATAGTTGATTGTACTGAACATCTCCCtagtcctcatctctctccttacTTTTAGTCTTATTCAAGACCAATGACACACTGGATCTTTTAAAATGGAGTGGATCTGCTTTTTTGCTGTATCTTCCTCTTGCATTCCAGGTGGCATTAGAGAACTTTGGAATTTTCTATAAACAAAATAGTAAAAGTCTTTACACTTCTTTAGGGTTGACAGCCTGGCACTGAATGCATTGGTCCAGAGCAGAGGGATCCCTCATGGAGAGTGAGAAGTTGCTGTGTGCCAGGGCCCATGGGCCTAGTGGCAGTTACAACTAACAGGCAATTCATTGTTTTGCACTATGTGCTTTATATAGCAAAACTGTAGAGATGTTTCtgtatttccccccaaaaaatttctgATTCATAAATCATACCCATCTCAGCAAAAATGGActagtcctttttgagaacctaCATTAACTAGTACATGAATTAGCTGTGGAAAAGTAAAATAACCTAATTTATTGATATATAATAAGTATATACTCTATAATTTATACTTAAAATCTAGATATATAATTAGATGTTTATAATCTATGTACTTTTTGTGAAGCACTATACAATGTGCCGGCGTACATAAAGACagaaaatgggggagacaattcGACTTCCAgtgcagaaccaagatggcactgaactctcaaactcatgacacaatcattccaaaaaacatccaaataatgccataggacaatgcctgtaGCAggaaaaacctagagaagaatgtgctgaaatcatctaaccaagaacagcatggaaggtcagaaggaggaactgctgtgctgatacaggagtggagaccaaccccacagtcaccctgacacagacccagtcccagaaaggcctcaccagaaaaggagatccccagagcctctgaatcagctgaagcaccagtgtcatctggataatggtgagagggctgagcccttggcaagggggagacttacaggggtctatgctggtgctgaggctgaacttgggtttttcactcctgctgagaaccaggaggtagacttgagcAGCAGTGGCCCAAGTTGGGAAGgtgcacaggctcatcagagctgacaaccacaacacacagagctgcttgattagcaagttggtctggggtcatctatggaccagggaacaggccaagcAACTGAAGAGCATGATCctgcttaaatcataccacctgggaattctgaagcttgggatactgcagcctggaaacagtgccccagtttaaggagctaaaagtcaagtaaaagaaaagcaagatgagcagacagagaaaggtgagaaccatagaaagtttcttcagtgacaaggaagatcgaggagtaccctcagaggaagatgtcaatgtcacggcccctatatctaaagcttccaagaaaaatacgaattggtctcaagccatagaggtgctcaaaaagaactttgaagataaagttagagaggtagaggaaaaaatggaaagagaaatgagggtgttgcaggaaagatatgagaaaaaagtcaacagcttgaaaagccaattggaaaagctctctgatgaaaataattgcctaagaattaggattgaacaaatggaagccagtgactttatgagaaaccaagacacaataaagcaaatccaaatgaacagaaaaaatagaaagcaatgtgaaatatcttctgggaaaaattgctgacctggaaaataggtccaggagagataattcgaaaattattggtctacctgaaaaccatgatcaaggaaagagctgagatatcatcttctaagatattctcagggaaaattgccctgaaattctaggagaagaagctaaaatagaaattgaaagaatccaccaatcacctccagaaagaaatcccaaaaggaaaactcctaggaatatcatagccaaattccagagctctcaggccgaggagaaaatatggcaagctgccaaaaagaaagaaatcaagtactgtggagccccagtcaggataacacaagatctagcagcttctacattaaaggaccagggggcatggaatatgatattccagagggcaaaggaattgggattacaaccaagaatcacctacccagcaaaactccgtataatctttcagaggaaaaaatgggactttaatgaaaaagaagactttcaggtttttgtgatgaaaagacctgaactgaatggcaaatttgactgtcaaatacaagactctagagaaccataaagaACTGGAGTTGGAGGatgtacctggggtcatgcagtgggtgaccgtCTTGGGTCTGTGGCCAGGTTTGGGCTGGGTTCCTCCTAATCCCAGGTTGGATGCCTTGTCCACTCTCACCAaactgctccatgatgacatcttttggaTTAagttgaggggtgaggggaaagaCACTGGCAGagttgaaatcctacatgaaagaaacaggaaaaggcttatagcttgggggaagagataggagaggagcagggcagtaaatgaattttgcactcatcagaaaaggctctaagaccttaaactcatcagagttggctcaaggagggactatcacacacacccaactgggtggagtaatctatttaatctgtgCAGTAACTAGCCtgatactcatcagaattggttcaaagacctcaatctcattagaattggctcaaggagggaataagtacacactcagttggctggagtaatctctataaccctgcaggaaaataggagggaaaggggataaagagagaggggcaaaagaaggaagggcagagtgggggaggggacagacaggaagaaagaaaatggataatagaataaatatcatggggaagggaataggatggaagggaaacagttaacaatagtaagcatgaaaaagaaaagggggaaattgtacaaaaaatctttatagcaactctttgtggtggctaagaattgggaatcaagggaatgtgcatcaattgaggaatgatggaagaagttgtgctatatgattatggtggaatggttttgtgctataggaaatgacaaataggatgataccagaagaacctggaaagacacataaattaatgtatagtgaagtgagcagagctgggagaacattgtgcatagtgacagcagtattcttCAATGAgcatttgtgaatgacttaactcctctcagcaatgcaatgatccaagacaattccaagggactaatgaggaagcatacaatccacccccatagaaagaactgataaaaaaagaacacttgtggaatgtacatatataacctggttgctgtgttgtggaggggggaggaaagggagggagggagaaaaatttggaactctaaatcttatgaaaatgaatgttgaaaactacccttacatgtaactggaaaaaacaaaataggggcagctaggtggcgcagtggatagagcaccggccctggagtcaggaatacctgagttcaaatctggcctcagacacttgacatgtactagctgtgtgaccctgggcaagtcacttaatcccaattgcctcacttaaaaaaaaaaaagaaaaaaaaagaaaagaaatgttgctaaaaaataaataaataaaataaaaggtaagtGTAGGGGAGCACCCACActaataaaatcctaaataaataaataaacaatcaaATAGACAGAAAATTTAATAATCCCTCTTCTCAAAGAGCATATATTATGTTGAGAGAGaccatgtatatgcacacatacacactcaaaaatacacacatacatatatatacacaaatacatgtgtgtataaatatgtacacacacatgtacacatgaatttttgtatacacatgtatacaaattaaatacaagataattagtTGCTTAGATTTGATTTATAAAGAGaattcttttgaaatattgtacataagaaataaaaaatatggaGGCATGAGGGAGCTGGCATGAACAGAGTGtcaaaaaatttctattttatattgcaCCTTTCTTTCAGTTCAATTAatgctttcttttgtttaaagaaaatataatctTGCAGATCATGTCCATGAAAGCCTATTTCACTTGCTGATTCCTTAGGCTATAAATGAAGGGATTCAACATGGGGGTTACTGATGTATTAAGCACAGCCCCTCCCTTGCTCAAAGATGCTCTCTCCTTTGCTGAAGGTTTGATATACATGAAGATGCAGCTGCCATaaaaaatggagatgacaatCATATGAGAAGAACAAGTGGAAAAGGCCTTTTTCCTCTGACTGACAGAGGGAAAATGCAGAATTGTCTGGATGATGTAAGTGTAGGAGTGAATTATTAATGCCAGTGTTAACATAAGAATTATTATAGCCCAAGAAATTCCCATTGTTTCTAAGAATTGTCCATCTGTACAAGATAGCTGTAAAAGGGGAGAATAGTCAGAGATGAAATGGTCAATTACAGCAACACAATAGCCAAGCTCTTGCATCGGAAGGATTGCTGGGAAGATCATCATGAGTGCCATGAACCATGAGCAGAACACAAGCATTGTGCAGACTCTGGGGCTCATGATGGTCATGTAATGCAGGGGTTTGCAGATGGCCACATAGGAGTCATCGGACATGGCTGCTAGAAGGTAAAATTCATTTGCTCcaaagagaatgataaaaaaCAACTGAGCCATACAGCCATTATAGGAAATGGTCCTGTCCTCAGTGATAATGGTGCCCAAGAATTTGGGAACACTGACAGTTGTAAATGAAATTTCTAAGATGGAGAAATTTTGGAGGAAGAAATACATTGGGGTCTGGAGGTGAGAATCCAGCAGGGTGAGGATAACGATAGTCATATTCCCAGCAACACTGAGTAGGTAGgccagcaagagaaagaaaaaaaggagtattTGAAGCTGTGGGTCTTCTGTCAATCCCAGGAGGATGAACTCTGTCACTTGCGTGtgatttttaatgtttgttttctcttttctctagtagatctacaaaaaaataataataaaatcaaaggaaacagaatttaaaaataaaaggaagagaaaaggtatGTATGGGCTATACTTGAAAAGGAGCCGGGACAAAGCAATAGAattaattcattcaatcattcagaTATTTGTTAatttaacaaattatttaataaataaatttaatacaCATGATTTAAAGTTTGGTAAATaataaaatgctgtataaatactaaataatttcacaaataaattggacaaatcatttaatacaTATTAACAGATTTATGTTAGTATGGTAGATCTCAAAGACAAGTAAGACATGATTGATGGTTTTAAGGAGCTTAGCAGAGTTGAGAACATATGTACCCATATAAAATACATGATACAATGTAGTTAAGTACCATATGCCTCCAAATGAAAtgagaaattcctttttttccttaagttATGATTTAAGGTCATCTGTAATTGCCCATGAATCTACTTTTTTTAGGCTTATCTTATAATGCTGTCTTTTATACATTAAGTAAGACATTATAGATGGTTCTAAGTAGCTTAACGGAGTTGGGAAC
It encodes the following:
- the LOC122729583 gene encoding olfactory receptor 6C1-like, which produces MTIVILTLLDSHLQTPMYFFLQNFSILEISFTTVSVPKFLGTIITEDRTISYNGCMAQLFFIILFGANEFYLLAAMSDDSYVAICKPLHYMTIMSPRVCTMLVFCSWFMALMMIFPAILPMQELGYCVAVIDHFISDYSPLLQLSCTDGQFLETMGISWAIIILMLTLALIIHSYTYIIQTILHFPSVSQRKKAFSTCSSHMIVISIFYGSCIFMYIKPSAKERASLSKGGAVLNTSVTPMLNPFIYSLRNQQVK